In bacterium, the sequence GTTTCCCCGTTCCCATTCGGCGAGGAGGTAGGGGCCGGTACCGGGGGGAGGCGCGTTCCCCGGGGATTTCCCGGCAAACGAGGCGGGGATCACGGCGCTATTGGGCATGGCCAGATAGCAGATAAAGACGGGGAACGGTTCCCGTAGTTCGATCTCGACCGTGAGCGGGTCGGGGGCCCGGAGGCCGCTGACGGCGGCGGCGCTGCCGGAGCGGAATTCCTCCGCTCCCCGGACCGGGTCGAGGAGCCAGGAACGGGGGGAGTTGACCTCGGGGTCCAGCAACCGGGTGAGAGAATAGACCACGTCCGCGGAGGTGAGGCCGGAGCCGTCGTGAAATTCGATCCCGGGACGGAGCCGGAACCGGAACGTGCGGCCGTCGGGGAGCAGGCTCCACTCCTCGGCCAGGTCCCCCACCACAGCTCCGTCGGGGCCGAACGCCACCAGACCGTTATAGAGCTTGGCGGCGACGGAGCCGCCGGGGACGTCCACGATCGCGGCCGGGTCGAGCGTGGTGGGATCGTCGGAAAGCCGGAGCCTCAGGTAATCGCTCCTCGAACCTTCCCCTCCCCCGCAGCCGGCCGCGACCGCCGTCGCCAGGACGATATATGCGTACCTGCGCCTCAACGCGCGAACCATCGTTTCTCCTTTCTGCGAATCGCCGGGTTTCAAAAAGATTATACCGGTTTCCTCCGCCGAACAGAACCGCGGAGACGCATCCGTCTCGTTTGCGCTTGTGGAGGGACCGGCGCCGGGTTAGGATTTTTATCCGGCACAACCACTGACCGTTCGGAGGAATGCGAAGATGAAACAGACGGTACTCGTCGTCGGCGCCAGCCCCAAACCGGACCGCTACTCCCACCGGGCCGTGGTCATGCTCGCCGAATACGGGCATACGGTCATCCCCGTTCATCCCCTCGCCGAAACCATCGCCGGCATACCGGCGGTCAGCGCTCTGGCGGCGGTCACGGAAAGGCCGGATACGGTCTCGATCTACGTCCGCCCCGAACGCCTGCGCCCGATGCTTCCGGACCTGATCGCGCTCAAACCGGGACGGG encodes:
- a CDS encoding CoA-binding protein, coding for MKQTVLVVGASPKPDRYSHRAVVMLAEYGHTVIPVHPLAETIAGIPAVSALAAVTERPDTVSIYVRPERLRPMLPDLIALKPGRVIFSPGTEDAEIAAELERVGISVLDACTLVMLRTGQF